In a single window of the Fusobacterium sp. SYSU M8D902 genome:
- a CDS encoding ABC transporter ATP-binding protein: protein MKNSILKKLTPYLYQYRHKFLFLVILAIIGNIFTLIGPYLVGKAINQIHIGMSRENFIFLGQISGALLLTYILGAFLSLIQNVKMNVISQEIVNTMRKNAFSKIHKFPLKTFNTMSQGNILTILINDIDNISSSLSQIGTRIIVNILTISTALVIMIYISPSLTIIQLILVSITGVFLKKITMKSKEKRRIQQRHLGKLNSFVDEMLTGQSEVKSFSYEERAIEKFKRLNEDYKENAIKTLFFSGFNFPTLNFINNIGYSLIIFTGAIFILKGRLNLGELSSFIIYSKLFNRPIASISEAYNIIQTVIVSSERFFQFMELKEDSLGGDRELKADEIRGSVEFKDVNFSYEKDVAVLKDLSFKVDGGKLVAIVGPTGGGKTTIVNLLMKFYDISSGEILLDGVNIEEYRKSDLRKLFGMVLQDSWLFTGTIAENIKYGNENISDEDIINSAKLACAYDFISKLPMGYDTIISEDNMVLSQGQKQLITIARIIASNPKFLILDEATSGVDTRTELRLQKAITNITKNRTSFVIAHRLSTIKNADLILVLKDGAIIEKGTHKELMELGGFYQTMYNTQYAI from the coding sequence ATGAAGAATAGTATATTAAAAAAATTAACTCCATATCTCTATCAGTATAGACATAAATTTTTATTTTTAGTAATTTTAGCAATAATAGGAAATATCTTTACATTGATAGGACCATATTTGGTAGGAAAAGCTATAAATCAGATACATATTGGTATGAGTAGAGAGAATTTTATATTTTTAGGACAGATATCTGGAGCCTTGCTATTGACTTATATATTAGGGGCTTTTTTATCTTTGATACAGAATGTAAAGATGAATGTAATATCCCAAGAGATAGTAAATACAATGAGAAAAAATGCTTTCTCAAAGATACATAAGTTTCCATTAAAAACATTTAATACTATGTCACAGGGAAATATTTTAACCATTTTAATAAATGATATAGATAATATAAGTAGTTCTCTATCACAGATTGGAACTAGAATAATAGTGAACATATTAACTATTTCAACTGCATTGGTTATAATGATATATATCAGCCCATCGTTGACAATAATACAGTTGATACTGGTGTCTATAACAGGAGTATTCTTAAAGAAAATAACTATGAAAAGTAAGGAGAAAAGAAGAATACAGCAAAGACATCTAGGTAAATTAAATAGTTTTGTAGATGAGATGTTGACAGGACAGTCTGAGGTAAAGTCATTCTCTTATGAGGAGAGAGCTATTGAAAAATTTAAGAGATTGAATGAGGATTATAAAGAGAATGCTATAAAAACTCTATTTTTCTCAGGCTTTAATTTTCCTACATTGAACTTTATAAACAATATAGGGTATTCGCTTATAATTTTTACTGGAGCTATATTCATATTGAAAGGAAGATTAAATTTAGGAGAGCTATCTAGTTTTATTATATATTCAAAGCTTTTTAATAGACCTATTGCAAGTATATCAGAGGCATACAACATAATACAGACTGTAATAGTTAGTTCAGAGAGATTTTTCCAATTCATGGAACTAAAAGAGGATAGTTTAGGTGGAGATAGAGAGCTAAAGGCAGATGAGATAAGAGGAAGTGTTGAATTTAAAGATGTAAACTTCTCATATGAAAAAGATGTAGCTGTATTAAAGGATCTGTCATTTAAAGTAGATGGAGGAAAATTAGTTGCAATAGTTGGCCCTACTGGTGGAGGAAAGACAACAATAGTAAATCTTTTAATGAAATTTTATGATATCTCATCTGGAGAGATTTTATTAGATGGGGTAAATATAGAGGAGTATAGAAAATCAGATTTAAGAAAACTATTTGGTATGGTATTGCAAGACAGTTGGTTATTTACAGGAACAATTGCTGAAAATATAAAATATGGAAATGAAAATATATCTGATGAGGATATTATAAATAGTGCAAAATTAGCTTGTGCTTATGATTTTATTAGTAAATTACCTATGGGATATGATACAATAATAAGTGAGGACAACATGGTACTTTCTCAAGGACAGAAACAGTTGATAACAATTGCAAGAATAATTGCTTCTAATCCAAAGTTCCTAATACTGGATGAAGCAACAAGTGGAGTTGATACTAGAACAGAGTTGAGACTTCAGAAAGCTATAACGAATATAACTAAGAACAGAACTAGTTTTGTAATAGCTCATAGACTATCTACAATAAAAAATGCTGATTTGATATTAGTATTAAAAGATGGAGCTATTATTGAGAAAGGAACTCATAAAGAGTTGATGGAGCTAGGTGGATTCTATCAAACAATGTACAATACTCAATATGCTATATAG
- a CDS encoding tRNA1(Val) (adenine(37)-N6)-methyltransferase: protein MNDENRFETVIDLLQKDMKIIQRADHFSFSIDSLLVAEFATITRTTKKIVDLGTGNGVIPLFLSKRTDSKIYGIEIQKISSELAKRNVELNKLGDQIEIINDDMKNWETHFKRGSMDLVVTNPPFFKFHGEEKQLNDLDQLSLARHEITINLDSLLATSASLLKDKGYFVMVHRVDRLIDIIETMKKYRIEPKRIQFCYTKIEKEGKILLVEGVKNGNSGLRVLPPLIAHDENGDYSETVLKMFK from the coding sequence ATGAATGATGAAAATAGATTTGAAACAGTTATTGATCTTTTGCAGAAAGATATGAAAATTATTCAAAGAGCAGATCATTTTTCTTTTTCAATAGATTCTTTGTTAGTAGCAGAGTTTGCAACAATAACTAGAACAACAAAAAAAATAGTGGATTTGGGAACTGGGAATGGAGTGATACCTCTATTTTTATCTAAGAGAACAGATTCTAAAATTTATGGTATAGAGATACAGAAAATATCAAGTGAATTGGCTAAAAGAAATGTAGAGTTGAATAAGCTTGGTGATCAGATTGAGATTATAAATGACGATATGAAAAATTGGGAGACTCACTTTAAGAGAGGGAGTATGGATTTAGTTGTAACAAACCCACCATTTTTCAAATTTCATGGAGAAGAGAAACAGTTGAACGATCTAGATCAATTATCACTCGCTCGTCATGAGATAACAATTAATTTGGATTCATTACTAGCAACATCAGCAAGTCTTTTAAAAGATAAGGGATATTTTGTAATGGTTCATAGAGTTGATAGATTGATAGATATTATTGAAACAATGAAAAAATATAGAATTGAACCAAAGAGAATACAATTTTGTTATACTAAAATAGAGAAAGAGGGAAAAATTTTACTAGTTGAGGGGGTAAAAAATGGTAACTCTGGCTTGAGAGTATTACCACCTTTGATAGCACATGATGAAAATGGTGATTATTCAGAGACAGTTTTAAAAATGTTTAAATAA
- a CDS encoding threonine/serine exporter family protein, which translates to MIIENKILTLANMTGKIALQSGAETYRVEDIITRICKHHNLNAQCFVSITCIITSVRNHRGETYSAVERINSRTINLNKVHSINQLVRDLDKYSFHKFTEEVIKINREVPYNKYIYFLAYCLGAFFFALLYKGSLADGLVAFVGGGMVFLISDFANKLQTNTFFLNTLGGSICTLVSYLGVKFGILSTVSYSTIGMLMLLVPGIAFTNAIRDLVVGDLVSGVSRAVEAFLIGMALASGTGFALFLILKLGEI; encoded by the coding sequence ATGATTATTGAAAATAAGATATTAACTTTAGCTAACATGACTGGTAAAATTGCCTTGCAAAGTGGGGCAGAGACCTATAGAGTAGAGGATATAATAACAAGAATATGCAAACATCATAATTTGAATGCTCAATGCTTTGTTTCTATTACTTGTATCATAACTTCAGTGAGAAATCACAGAGGGGAAACTTATTCAGCTGTAGAGAGAATAAATTCAAGGACAATAAATTTGAATAAAGTTCATTCAATAAATCAGTTGGTGAGGGATTTAGATAAGTATAGTTTTCATAAGTTTACAGAAGAGGTAATCAAAATCAATAGGGAAGTTCCATATAACAAATATATCTATTTTTTAGCTTATTGTTTGGGAGCATTTTTCTTTGCTCTACTCTATAAAGGAAGTCTAGCAGATGGATTAGTAGCTTTTGTAGGTGGTGGTATGGTATTTTTAATATCTGATTTTGCCAATAAACTTCAAACAAATACCTTCTTTTTAAATACTCTAGGTGGAAGTATATGTACACTTGTTTCATATTTGGGAGTGAAATTTGGAATACTCAGTACTGTATCTTACTCAACAATAGGTATGTTGATGCTGTTGGTACCAGGAATTGCCTTTACAAATGCTATTAGAGATCTGGTGGTAGGTGATTTAGTATCTGGTGTTTCAAGAGCTGTAGAAGCTTTTTTAATAGGTATGGCTCTAGCTTCTGGAACAGGTTTTGCACTATTTTTAATTTTAAAATTGGGAGAGATATAG
- a CDS encoding threonine/serine exporter family protein: MDSHVIIEIIAAAGSTFAFGIIFNLKGKKLIYASIGGAIGWAIYILFKYSGNSDPVSFFYSSVGLTIYSEIMARMLKTPVTSTLIASLIPLVPGSGVYFTMSYAVEHRVQEATQKGIETLMITLAITMGIIVVSTFAQIYYKFKRYKIMKNRIKNRRRGS, encoded by the coding sequence ATGGATAGTCACGTTATTATTGAGATAATTGCAGCAGCTGGAAGTACTTTTGCTTTTGGAATCATCTTTAATTTAAAAGGAAAAAAGCTAATATATGCAAGTATTGGTGGAGCTATTGGTTGGGCTATATATATTCTCTTCAAATATAGTGGAAATTCAGATCCAGTATCATTTTTTTACTCATCAGTTGGATTGACAATATACTCTGAAATAATGGCTAGAATGTTAAAAACACCAGTGACCTCAACCTTAATAGCTAGTTTGATCCCATTAGTACCTGGAAGTGGAGTCTATTTTACAATGTCCTATGCTGTAGAACATAGGGTGCAGGAGGCAACTCAAAAGGGTATTGAAACACTGATGATAACATTGGCAATAACGATGGGAATAATTGTAGTTTCTACATTTGCTCAGATATATTATAAATTTAAAAGATATAAAATAATGAAAAATAGAATAAAAAACAGGAGAAGAGGGAGTTAG
- a CDS encoding FprA family A-type flavoprotein: MHNVRKITDDLYWVGGDEHRLHLFENIHPISRGVSYNSYLLLDKKTVLFDTVDWAIGRQFIENIKYVLKDRKLDYMVINHMEPDHAAMIQEIIMHYPEVKVISSEKAFYLMNQFGFNVDPEKCETVVEGDTKSFGKHKILFVAAPMVHWPEAMVSFDLTNGVLFSADAFGSFGALDGKLFNDEVNFDRDWIDDARRYYTNIVGKYGPHVQALLKKASGIDIKMICPLHGPVWRNNFEYFLDKYNRWSKYIPEEKGVMIVYASMYGNTENAASVLATKLVEKGMTNVHMYDVSKVHVSELIAETFRYSHIVLASVTYNLGIYPLMHNYLMDMKALNVQKRTVAVVENGSWACKSGSLMMKCLEEMKDMNILNEKVTLTSSMTDDNHIEMDSLVDSILESMK, translated from the coding sequence ATGCATAACGTAAGAAAGATAACTGATGATCTATACTGGGTAGGAGGAGATGAACACCGTCTACACCTATTTGAAAATATACACCCCATATCTAGAGGAGTTTCTTATAACTCTTATCTACTTTTAGATAAAAAAACAGTCCTATTTGATACTGTGGATTGGGCAATAGGACGTCAATTTATAGAGAATATAAAATATGTTTTAAAAGATAGAAAATTAGATTATATGGTAATCAATCATATGGAACCTGACCATGCTGCAATGATACAAGAGATCATAATGCATTACCCTGAAGTAAAAGTTATTAGTTCTGAAAAAGCTTTCTATCTTATGAATCAATTTGGATTTAATGTAGATCCTGAAAAGTGTGAGACAGTTGTTGAAGGAGATACAAAATCTTTTGGTAAACATAAAATACTATTTGTAGCTGCTCCTATGGTTCACTGGCCAGAAGCTATGGTAAGTTTTGATTTAACAAATGGAGTGCTATTTAGTGCTGATGCCTTTGGAAGTTTTGGAGCTTTAGATGGAAAACTTTTCAATGATGAGGTAAATTTTGATAGAGATTGGATAGATGATGCTAGAAGATACTATACTAATATAGTTGGTAAGTATGGTCCTCATGTACAAGCTCTTCTGAAAAAAGCTAGTGGTATAGATATTAAAATGATCTGTCCTCTTCATGGTCCAGTATGGAGAAATAACTTTGAGTATTTCTTAGATAAATATAATAGATGGAGTAAATATATACCAGAAGAAAAAGGAGTTATGATTGTCTATGCTTCAATGTATGGAAATACTGAAAATGCCGCATCTGTACTAGCTACTAAACTAGTAGAAAAAGGTATGACTAATGTTCATATGTATGATGTTTCAAAAGTTCATGTTTCTGAATTAATAGCTGAAACTTTTAGATATAGTCATATTGTTCTTGCATCTGTTACTTACAACCTTGGAATCTACCCTCTAATGCATAATTATCTAATGGATATGAAAGCACTAAATGTACAAAAAAGAACTGTGGCTGTAGTTGAAAATGGTTCTTGGGCTTGTAAATCAGGTAGCTTAATGATGAAGTGTTTAGAAGAAATGAAAGATATGAATATTTTAAATGAAAAAGTTACTTTAACATCATCTATGACAGATGATAACCATATTGAAATGGATAGTTTAGTTGATTCTATCTTAGAATCAATGAAATAG
- a CDS encoding acyl-CoA dehydrogenase family protein: MLFKTSEIHEELRKKVREFAETEVKPIAFSLDQNNEFPTEAIKKFAELGLMGIPYPKEYGGAGMDTLSYAIAVEELSRVDGGTGVILSAHVSLGTYPIYAFGTEEQKQKYLIPLASGEKLGAFGLTEPNAGSDAGGTETTAELVGDHYILNGGKIFITNADKADTYVVFAVTTPDIGTRGISAFIVEKGWEGFTFGDHYDKMGIRSSSTAELIFNNVKVPKENLLGKEGEGFRIAMATLDGGRIGIASQALGIAQGAYENALEYAKERVQFGKPIAQQQIISFKLADMATKLRAARFLVYSAAELKENHEPFGMESAMAKQYASDICLEVVNDALQIFGGSGYLKGMEVERAYRDAKICTIYEGTNEIQRVVIASHIIGKMPKAESTKKKAKGNGGATGLRKNIIFKDGTMEEKVNALVESLKNDGYDFTVGIPLDTPIPQAERVVSAGKGIGAKENMKLIEDLAIQAGAAIGSSRPVAETLRYLPLNRYVGMSGQKFNGNLYIACGISGAGQHLKGIKDATTIVAINTNPNAPIFKNSDYGIVGDVKEILPLLTKALDNGEPKTPAPPMKKMKRVVPKPSRPSSWKRYVCGGCGYEYDPAIGDEENEIAEGTLFEKLPEEWICPDCGEEKTAFIEIED, from the coding sequence ATGCTTTTTAAAACTAGTGAAATCCACGAGGAGTTACGTAAAAAGGTTAGAGAGTTTGCTGAAACAGAAGTTAAACCAATTGCTTTTTCTTTAGATCAAAATAATGAATTTCCTACTGAAGCTATTAAAAAATTTGCTGAATTGGGACTTATGGGTATACCTTATCCTAAAGAGTATGGTGGGGCAGGTATGGACACTTTAAGCTATGCTATAGCTGTTGAAGAGTTATCAAGAGTTGACGGTGGTACAGGAGTTATACTCTCAGCACATGTTTCTTTAGGTACCTACCCTATCTATGCTTTTGGAACTGAAGAACAAAAACAAAAATATCTTATCCCTTTAGCTTCTGGTGAAAAACTTGGGGCTTTTGGATTAACTGAACCAAATGCAGGAAGTGATGCAGGAGGAACTGAAACTACTGCTGAATTAGTTGGAGATCACTACATTTTAAATGGTGGTAAAATATTTATAACAAATGCTGATAAAGCTGATACATATGTTGTCTTTGCTGTTACTACTCCAGATATAGGAACAAGAGGAATAAGTGCCTTTATTGTAGAAAAAGGTTGGGAAGGATTTACATTTGGTGATCATTATGACAAGATGGGAATCCGTTCATCATCTACTGCTGAACTAATTTTTAATAATGTTAAAGTTCCTAAAGAGAATCTTCTTGGAAAAGAGGGAGAAGGATTCAGAATTGCAATGGCTACCCTTGATGGTGGTAGAATTGGAATAGCTTCTCAAGCTCTAGGAATTGCACAAGGAGCTTATGAAAATGCTCTTGAGTATGCTAAAGAGAGAGTACAATTTGGAAAACCAATAGCTCAACAACAGATCATATCTTTCAAGTTAGCTGATATGGCAACAAAATTGAGAGCAGCTAGATTTTTAGTATATAGTGCTGCTGAATTAAAAGAGAATCACGAACCTTTCGGTATGGAATCAGCTATGGCTAAACAATATGCTTCTGATATATGTCTTGAGGTAGTTAATGATGCTTTACAAATATTTGGTGGATCTGGTTACTTAAAAGGAATGGAAGTAGAACGTGCTTATAGAGATGCTAAAATTTGTACTATCTATGAGGGAACTAATGAGATTCAAAGAGTAGTTATAGCTTCTCATATCATTGGAAAAATGCCTAAAGCTGAATCAACTAAGAAAAAAGCAAAAGGAAATGGTGGAGCAACTGGACTTCGTAAAAACATTATTTTTAAAGATGGAACTATGGAAGAAAAAGTTAATGCACTAGTTGAAAGTTTAAAAAATGATGGTTATGATTTCACTGTTGGAATCCCTTTAGACACACCAATTCCTCAAGCTGAGCGTGTAGTAAGTGCTGGAAAAGGAATTGGAGCAAAAGAAAATATGAAGCTTATTGAAGATTTAGCTATTCAGGCTGGAGCTGCAATCGGGTCATCAAGACCTGTAGCTGAAACTTTAAGATACCTTCCTCTAAATCGTTATGTAGGAATGTCTGGTCAAAAATTCAACGGTAACCTTTACATTGCCTGCGGTATTTCGGGAGCAGGGCAACACCTAAAAGGAATTAAAGATGCTACTACAATAGTTGCTATCAATACAAATCCTAATGCTCCTATATTTAAAAACTCTGATTATGGAATTGTTGGAGATGTCAAGGAGATCCTTCCACTATTGACTAAGGCTTTGGACAATGGTGAACCTAAGACTCCAGCTCCTCCTATGAAAAAAATGAAGAGAGTAGTTCCAAAACCAAGTAGACCTTCATCTTGGAAAAGATATGTATGTGGTGGTTGTGGTTATGAGTATGATCCTGCAATTGGAGATGAAGAAAACGAAATTGCTGAAGGAACACTTTTTGAAAAATTACCTGAAGAATGGATTTGTCCAGACTGCGGTGAAGAAAAAACTGCTTTTATTGAGATAGAAGATTAA
- a CDS encoding HAMP domain-containing sensor histidine kinase codes for MKMRSIKFKFIIYGILFGLIIMSTSILTVYYWSFTYFEKLFEDQIISTHTLNKKETLGVKNEWILGVSTNSIEVVQGVHGDELATIIEDRAQSQKKSNQFYHENLSDKKILCNIKLDTQNGETIYQYSIIRDIYAEIFPKICLYFICFTIFLIFLSICYTNFISNRLYQDIYKLRVYTKKITKKEKIDEIVIDSEDKELQNLVNDLKILKDTLDREEALRQSTLQYISHEMKTPIMIIEGYTSSAKDNLFPKGDLNSTLDTILAQAYRIKQKVRDLITIIKVESNDYYFSTATSVNIYDTIQEILILLKYNYSNKKVELNIPSNYFIECDKEQLKIIFENLITNQIKYSDTFFSITCEKKEDTLYMHFFNDGEKIGEQIKPYLFSPFVKEYHGGSGLGLSICKTIISKLNGDIYLEDTTTGNLFTVEFNSFSEK; via the coding sequence ATGAAGATGAGAAGTATTAAGTTTAAATTTATTATCTATGGAATTTTATTTGGTTTAATTATTATGTCAACCTCAATACTTACTGTATATTACTGGTCGTTTACATATTTTGAAAAACTCTTTGAAGACCAGATAATCTCAACACACACTCTAAATAAAAAAGAGACTCTTGGAGTGAAGAATGAATGGATACTCGGTGTATCTACAAATTCAATTGAAGTGGTTCAAGGAGTACATGGAGATGAACTGGCCACTATTATTGAGGATAGGGCACAATCTCAAAAAAAATCCAATCAATTTTATCATGAAAATCTTTCAGATAAAAAAATTCTATGTAATATAAAATTAGATACTCAAAATGGAGAAACTATCTATCAATACTCAATTATTAGAGATATTTATGCTGAAATATTTCCCAAAATCTGTCTTTACTTCATCTGTTTTACTATTTTTTTAATATTTCTTTCAATATGCTATACTAATTTTATTAGCAACAGATTGTATCAAGATATTTATAAATTGAGGGTATATACTAAAAAAATCACTAAAAAAGAGAAAATAGATGAAATTGTAATTGATAGTGAGGATAAAGAGTTACAAAATTTAGTAAATGATCTAAAAATTCTAAAAGACACATTAGATAGAGAAGAGGCTCTTAGGCAATCTACTCTACAGTATATCTCTCATGAGATGAAGACTCCTATTATGATTATTGAAGGTTATACCTCTTCTGCTAAAGATAATCTTTTTCCGAAAGGTGATCTCAACTCTACTTTGGATACTATACTAGCTCAAGCATATAGAATTAAGCAGAAAGTTCGTGATTTAATCACAATTATAAAAGTGGAATCCAATGATTATTATTTTTCTACTGCTACTTCAGTTAATATCTATGATACTATACAGGAGATCTTAATTTTACTTAAATATAATTACTCAAATAAAAAAGTAGAACTTAATATCCCTTCAAACTATTTTATTGAGTGTGATAAGGAGCAACTAAAAATAATTTTTGAAAATTTAATAACCAATCAAATTAAATATTCTGACACTTTTTTCTCTATAACCTGTGAAAAAAAAGAGGATACACTATATATGCACTTCTTTAATGATGGAGAAAAAATAGGTGAACAGATAAAACCATATCTATTTTCACCATTTGTTAAAGAGTATCATGGAGGAAGTGGTCTAGGTCTCTCTATTTGTAAAACAATTATTTCAAAGTTAAATGGAGATATCTATTTGGAAGACACAACTACTGGAAACCTCTTCACTGTGGAGTTTAACTCATTTTCAGAAAAATAA
- a CDS encoding response regulator transcription factor, whose protein sequence is MVRICLIEDESDLHQILKFYLEKSGFSVYSCKNIQESTKYLKEAIDLWVVDIMLPDGNGLELLKTIKSNNSKAPVIIISAKGDCFDRVTGFEIGCDDYISKPFLPAELVYRVEKLLKTTQYEKEENNLSIIEIPPYKIDITKRVISLNDDILEITSREYDIICFFIEHKGQAISREFLLNSIWSNDYFGSDRVVDNYIKNIRKKLPFFAIETIYGFGYRYN, encoded by the coding sequence ATGGTTAGAATATGTCTTATTGAAGATGAGAGTGATCTACATCAAATTTTAAAATTTTATTTGGAAAAATCAGGATTTTCAGTATACTCTTGTAAAAATATTCAAGAGAGTACAAAATATTTAAAGGAAGCTATTGATCTGTGGGTTGTAGATATAATGCTACCTGATGGAAACGGACTAGAGCTACTAAAGACTATAAAGAGCAATAACAGTAAAGCACCTGTAATTATAATATCTGCTAAAGGAGATTGTTTTGATAGAGTTACTGGATTTGAAATAGGTTGTGATGATTATATTTCAAAACCATTCCTTCCAGCTGAATTGGTTTATAGAGTGGAAAAACTACTAAAAACAACTCAGTATGAAAAAGAGGAAAACAACCTCTCTATTATTGAGATACCACCATACAAGATAGATATCACAAAAAGGGTTATCTCTCTTAATGATGATATACTAGAAATTACAAGTAGAGAGTATGATATTATCTGCTTCTTTATTGAGCATAAAGGACAAGCTATTTCTAGAGAGTTTTTACTTAACTCTATCTGGAGTAATGATTATTTTGGAAGTGATAGAGTTGTGGATAACTACATAAAAAATATTAGGAAAAAACTTCCATTTTTTGCAATTGAAACTATCTATGGTTTTGGGTATAGGTATAATTAA